TCCTTCTTGATCATATCCACTGCGCCAAAAAATCCTTTCTTTATTCTTGATAAAACTCCAATGGTATCTTTTTGAACAAGACTGTCGCCCAAGACAAAACCATTCAATTTATTCTTTAACTTCCTATATTTCACATCACCTGAAAAATCCATAAAAAGCATACCCCCAATGGCGGCACAAAGATGGTCCTGCATACCTCCGGGTTCGTTGAATGCTTCAACTTCAGCTTTAAATGCAAGCTTTGCAATATCAAAGGAGGAATAATTTTCTTTTTCTCCTGAAATTGCAAGAAGAAAGGCTATCCATGCTACTACCATTGCAGAGGAACTCGAAACGCCCTTCTTAATTGGAATCGTGCTTTCAATCTTGCAATCAAACCCTTGTGGAAATTGAACTCCCATTGACTTCAACAGATTAAAAGCGCTTCTCAAATAATCGCGATTGTTCTTCAAAGTATTGAGATTATCCAAATCAATTTTTTCAAAAGAAGTTATATCGGGTAAATCTATACTGAGAGACCGCCCCACTACTGCGTTGCCTGAAATTTTTATTCTTCTATTTATTGCCGCAGAGATTACATTGAATCCAAGATAATCCTGATGTTCACCAAAAAGGCAAATACGTCCCGGCGCAGAAACAGTCAAAGTCATTATATCTTCTTCCATTGTTACATCATTTCTTGTTAAACTGATTCATATTGAGAGGATTTAACATAAAAAAACTCTTACCTTCAATAAAGTTTTTGATTTCCTCATGTATTCTCATTTCAATCATTATTTCTACAAAACAAAGCATTTAAATTGACTAAAAAAAACATCTGAATTACAATGCAGACAATAAAATCATAGTTTCATAGACATAGAGTGCATAGAAATAAAAAAAAGAGAAAGTTGAAAAGGAGATTGAAAATGGAACTTAGTGAAAGAGCAAAAGCCCTCAAGCCATCGCCAACTTTATCAATTACAGCGCTTGCAAATAAGCTGAAAGCCGAAGGCAAAGATGTCATAGGATTTGGCGCAGGACAGCCTGATTTTGATACGCCTGACAACATAAAAGAAGCGGCAAAAAGAGCAATAGATAATGGTTTCACTAAATACACTCCTTCTGCTGGAATCAATGAATTGAAAGACGCAATCATCGAAAAATTCAAATCAGAAAACGGACTCGAATATAAAAGAAGTGAGATTGTAGTTTCTTCAGGGGCTAAGGATTTTCTCTTCAATCTTGCAATGGTCTTACTGAATCCCGGCGATGAAGTTATCATCCCTTCTCCCTATTGGGTATCATACCCTGACCAAGTGGAAATCGCAGGAGGCAAACCTGTAATCGTAGAGACAAAGGAAGAAGACGGATTCTGCCTCAAAGCAGATGCTCTGCGGGAAAAAATAACTGAAAGGACAAAAGCTCTTATCTTAAACAGCCCGTCGAATCCAACAGGCGGTGCATATGAAGTAAAAGATCTCGAAGAAATTGCAGAAGTTGTTCTTGAAAAAGGAATTCTTGTAATTTCCGATGAAATTTACGAACGCCTTGTTTATGACGGTTACAAACATACAAGTATTGCATCGCTATCCAATGAAATGAAGAAAAATACAATCGTCGTAAACGGCGTATCAAAAACCTATTCAATGACAGGATGGAGAATAGGATATGGCGCCGGCAATGAAGAAATAATGTCGGCTATCACTAAACTTCAAAGCCAGTCGATTTCAAACCCTGTATCAATCTCTCAAATGGCTAGCATTGAAGCAATCACAGGAGACCAATCGGCAGTTGAGAAAATGCGCCTTGCATTTGATGAAAGACGCAAGTTTGTCGTCTCGAAACTCAATTCAATAGAAGGAGTCAAATGTTTCAATCCAAAAGGCGCTTTCTATTGTTTCCCAAACTTTTCAGGAATTTATGGAAAAAGCTTTGAAGGAAAAGCCATCAATTCCTCGAATGACCTCACAGAAACGCTCCTTAGCAGTTTCAATGTAGCGGCTGTACCGGGTGCAGCGTTCGGAAGCGACAATAATATCAGAATTTCCTATGCAACAGGGATGGAAATGCTCGAGAAGGGACTAAAGAGAATTGAAGATTTTGTTTCTGCCCTAAAATAAAGGGATAGGAATATGAAAGATGATGACGATGGAAAGATTTCTGTGCTTGTAATAGAAGACGATGAGGTTTTCAAGCAATTTCTGAAAAAATTTCTGAAAGAAAAGGGAATGAATGTCTCTCTTGCCTCGAATGGTTTGGAAGGATTGGCAAAAATCGAGAAACAACATTTTGATCTCATCATAACCGACCTTAAAATGCCAAAAATGAATGGAATGGATTTTTTGAAAGAATTAAAAAACAAAAAAGGCAATGATGTAGCAGTCATTGTTTTAACCGCTTATGGTGAAATGGACAACTATGTGCAGGCAATAGACTGGGGAGTTTATGAATTTCTACACAAGCCTGTTGATGTCGAAGTCCTCTCTGAAATAATAGAAAAAGCCGTCAGCGAAAGAAATATAAGAAAAAACCAATAAAAAATTCTTTCAATATCCAGTTCAAGATGCCAACCTCAGGAGACTTTCCCACCTTTCGTCAACCATCTGCTGAATGGTGTCAACTTCTCTTTCGGTGAGATGGGCAAATCGTTTTTGCAGACTGAAGTAATCATTGACAGGAATCTCCTTTTCCGGCTTTCTGACTACATATTTTTCTCCATCATAAACCTCATAAAGAGGATGCATCTTCGACCAAGTTGCATAACGAGCAATCTTTATCGAATCTTCAGAGGAAGAGCGCCATCCGGGAGGACAGGGAGATAAAATATGGAAGAAGCGAAGGCCCCTCATAGTAGTTGCTTTCTTGAATTTGACATAAAGGTCTTCAGGATAAGCGACATTTCCTGTTGCAGCATATGGAATTCGGTGTGCCGCCATAATCTGAATTATATCCTTCTTGGGCCTGTCCTTGTAATGTGTACCCGGTGTCGTTGTAGTCCATGCACCCAAAGGAGTTGATGAGCTTCTTTGGATTCCTGTATTCATATACGCTTCATTATCATAACAGACATAAATAATATCATCATTTCTTTCTGCCGCCCCTGACAATGCCTGAAGACCGATGTCGAAAGTACCTCCATCTCCTGCCAGAGCAACAACATTTACATCGTTTTTCTTCTGCATCTCAAGGGATGCTCTTATTCCTGCCGCTGTCGATGCGGCAGTTTCAAACGCCGTATGGATTACATTGACTTTAAGTGTAGAATAGGGATAAGGTCCCTGAATAACAGACCAACAACATGCAGGAATCACGATTATGGTTTTTTTGCCGAGGGCTTTCAACAGATACCTTCCAACAATCGGTGCACCACATCCCTGACAGGCATAATGCCCCGGATGAAAAAATTCTTCAGAGGGAATTCTTACTTTTTTAGGTCGAGCCATATTTCTTCACCTGCTTTTATCTTTTTGTTGGAAGCCATAATATCTATGGCTTCATTCAATACGCCCAAATGGACATCTCTGCCGCCAAGTCCTACGATGAAGGGATAGATTTCAGGAATGTCTCCATTCCCAATTATATTTGCTCTCAAAGTCTGCGCAAATACGCCGCCATTTCCCGGAGAATAATTCCTATCTATTACACCTACCTTCCGTTTCCCTCTTATGGCATTTAAAATGTCTTCACGAGGGAAGGGATTGAAAAGGCGAAGTTTGATCAATCCTGCTTTGATTCCTTTTTTTCTATATTCGTCAATCACAATTCTTGCAGTGCTTGTAACAGTGCTCGATGTTATGAGACTTATCTCAGCATCTTCGTTCCTATACTCTTCAAGGGTGCCATAGACTCGTCCAAATTTTTTGCCAAATTCAGCTCCGCATTTATTCACAACAGCAGGCACAGTATCCATCGATTCCTTAATCATATGTCTAAACTCCATATAGGCATCGGGATAAACTATGCTGTTGAAAGCATGCGGTTTCTTGACATCAATCTTGAATTTTGGCCTGAATTTTCTAAGGAAGCGGTCAACATCCGATTGCTCAGGAATATCCACTGCCTCATTTGTATGGGAAAGATAGAAGCCGTCAAAAACTACCATAAAGGGCAGATTTACCTTCTCGGCAATCCAATATGCCTGAATGATTGAATCAAGAACTTCCTGATTACTTTCACAATAGAGCTGAATCCAACCGGTATCCCTTTGTGAAAGCGAATCTGTTTGGTCAGTCCAAATGCTCCATGGAGGACTGACAGAGCGGTTTACATTCGTCATAACAATAGGCACTCTTGAGCCGGCTGCCCAATGCAGCATCTCATGCATTAGCAGCAAGCCCTGTGATGAAGTTGCAGTAAAAACTCTTGAACCACCAAGCGCCGCCCCTATACAACATGCCATTGCAGAATGTTCAGATTCAACCTTCAGAAACTTCGCATCTATCTCTCCATCGGCACACATCTCCGAAATCAATTCAACTACTTGAGATTGAGGAGTAATGGGATATGCGGCTACTACGGAAACACGGGAAAGTTTCACACCAATTGAAACCGCATGATTTGCCATCAAAACTTTTCTCAAGACTTTACCTCCTCAACCATTTCAATTACATTTCGGGGACATTCCGAATAACAGATTGAACACCCTTTGCAGTGATCATAGTCAATCTCATAGGTAAACCCCTTTCTCACCCTCTTTAGGACAGAAATATCAGGGCAGAATTTATAGCAGTTATCACAATCAGTACATCTGCCGCAGTTAAAACACCTTTCAGCTTCCGCAATCGCCTCTCTTTTACTCAATGTTTGAACTACTTCAGAAAAATCTTTTTTTCTTTTTTCAACATCTGCTTTTCTTATCTGTGGCGGGTCAGCAGGCATAAAATAATCGATATTGAGGTTTTGGTATTCGACAATTGTGCTCAATTTTTCAATTATCTCCTCTGAAGAATTCCCATAATTGGAAAATGAGATTCCTCCTTGCGCTCCAATTCTTATCTTTTCATAATCGAGTGCAAAGCTTTTTCCATTTATCATAGAAATAACAGCCAAAGCCGCCCTTTTTCCCCCGGCAATAGCTTCAACTATACTTCTTGGACCTCCTGCAAAATCTCCGGCCGTAAAGACTCTTTCAATAGGAGTAATACAGCCATATCGCAGAGATGAGAAAAATGATTCCTCATCAACAAGAGGTTTCAAAATTGAAGAATCGATGTCTTCACCTATGGCAACTATGGCACAATCAAAATCCTCTTCGAAGGTATCGCCTTTAATAGGCACAGGTCTTCTTCTTCCGCTTGCATCAGGTTTTCCAAGTTTCATTCGCTGAAACCTGATACCCTCAAGTTTATTATCTTTACCCTTTAAAAAGGCATATGGCGCAACAAGAAAATTGATGTCAACTCCCTCCTCGACGGCATCGGTTATTTCCTCCGGGAATGCCCCCATCTCGATTCGTGTCCTTCTATAAAACATCTTTACTTCACAACCTAACCTCAGCGCGCTTCTTGCCACATCGACTGCCGTGTTTCCACCTCCGATGACAGCCACTTTCCTACCCGGCGCTTTCATTCTTCCAAGACTAATGTCCTTTAAAAACTTACTGCCGTCGATTATTCCTTCTGCTTCTTCCCCTTCTATTCCAAGCTTTCTCGAAAAGGTGGCGCCTGCAGCAATTATGAGTGCATCAGATTTATTAAGCAGTCCCTTGATGGAAAGATCTTTTCCAAGTCTTTTACCGCAAACAATATCAACAGCATTGTCTCTTATCCTTTCAATTTCCCAATCAAGGATATCCTTAGGTAAGCGGTATGCCGGAATACCATAACGAAGAATTCCGCCCGGAGATTTAAAAGAATCATAAACAGTCACTGCTATATCATTTCTTGCAAGATGATAAGCCGCTGTCAATCCCGCCACTCCGGCTCCAATTACAGCTACTCTTCCCTTCTTTTTTCCCCCTTTTTTTACTATTCTTCTTTTCCTTCCATACTTCTGAAAAGCCATATCTGAAACAAATCTTTCTATGGCATTTATTGAAAGCGGCTCGTCGAAAAAACCTCTATTGCATCCGCTTTCACAGGGATGGTAGCAAGCTCTTCCGCATACGGCAGGGAAGGGATTTTCTTCTCTGATTAGATTCCAGGCATCGATGTATTTGCGCTGTGAAACAAGAGACATTACTCCTTCGATATTTTCTCCTGCCGGGCAGGATTCACGGCAAGGGGCAGTCTTCTCTTTATAAACAGGCCTGACATTTCTCCATGCACCTGTTATATTCCTTGCAACGGATTCATTGCAAAGAGCAAGAAAGAATTTACTGTTTCGATTTTTTCTTTTCATTTAGTTCATCCAAGGGACAAAGATTGCATTTTCTGTATGACTCTTTAGCCGCAAGAAGATTATTTACCGCATTTTCTTTAACTTCCTCCCTAAGGGCTTTTTCCAATGAGGAAAACTTCAAAATTTTATTTATTCTCAAATAGGCGCCGAGGATAGCTGTGTTGACGATTGGCGAAGAGAGAGTGCCAAGGCCATATTTCAAAGCAATATCGGTTGCATTCACGGTATAAACCCTATAACCATTGAATGCCGTAAATTCTATAGGCTTCTTTCTTGTATTAATCAGAATACTTCCGTTTTCCTTCAATCCATCGACTACATTCTGAAAGGTTATCAAAGTCTCATCAAGGATGATTACTGAATCAGGAGTGTAAACATTAGTGCGCTGTCGAATCGGCTCTTTATCAACTCTCAAAAAAGCAGCTACAGGTGCACCGCGCCTTTCCAAGCCAAAAACCGGAAAAGATTGTATATAAAAGCCTTCGTAAAAGAGGGCAAGCCCAAGAATTTTTGATGCTATTACAGCACCTTGGCCTCCCCTGCCATGAAATCTTATCTCAAACATTCATCCCGTTAAAATCAATTTATATTAAAAAAAATTGAAGTACTCTTTTGAGTCTATATCAAGCTTTTCTTTTTTTTCAAGTAAAGACTGATTTAATTCCTTGGCTGCCTTTGATGATTTTAGGCATCAGAGATATCTTTTTAATAATTTTATGCTTTTATAGAAGCCTCTCACTGAAATAATATAAAGAAAGGAGATTTTTAAAATCCCAAGATTTCATTTACAATGATTACCGACATTCTGCCTGATTCAGCCTGCCCTTCTATAATCGAAAACATATTGCAAATTCTTTGAGGCGGATAACAGATGTCTTCCTTGCAAAAACCCGTTTCTGCACAAGGCGCATCTGCATTAAAACGCAAACTATTCATCGGGCCTGCTGTGAGGTAGATTCTTTCTACTCCTTCCTGAATATTTTTTACAATCTTATTTATTCCGCAGACAATAATTACTTTCTGCGGCCCATATATCATCGATGCAATTCTGTTGCCGATTCCATCAGCATTGATCAGTTCGCCTTTCATCGTAATTGCATTGGTGCTTGAAACAAATACATCTGCCATCAAACCCTCACGGCGCATTTTATCCACTTCCTTCTTTGAAATATCCTCTCTATAGCGGTCGAGAAGGTTTATATCCATCTGCCGCAGAGTATCGATAATTCCTGACTCAACAATCGTTACTGACCCTCCCAACGCCACAGTAGCGCCTTTTGGAATCATCTTCTTAATTTTCCTGCATGCATCGGAGCTTGATTCGACAAAGATTCCTTCTATATTTCTTTTATTCAATTCATCACAGAGTTTTTCTACTCTTCTTTTGATTACTTCGCTTCTTGGATTTGGTGCTGTTTTCTTATCTTTCCTACCTTTCTTTTTTACCTGTCTCATAATTTAGTACTCGATCCTAAAATCGTTATAGCTTCCCGTATAATCATCCTTTTCAACTTCTACACTCTCAACAACAGCTGAAGAGGGACCCCGTTTTAATGACTCGACGAATGAATCGACATCCTCTTCGTCTCCTTCGGCATAGGCAAAGACCGAACCGTCATATTCATTCTTGACATAACCGAAAACACCAATCCTTCTTGCTTCACGGACGGTATAATAACGGAATCCAACTCCCTGAACTATTCCCCTGACTTTTATTTTGGCTGATATTTTTTTCATAATTTTTATTTTTTTCGATGATTATAAGATACTAAGGAAATAAGGGTCAAGAGTAGATGTAATAAAAAATTGAAAGATGTAAATTGTTTTTTAATCTTTTGACAAAAAGAGTTCGAGTATATATATTTTTGCGATTATGAACATAGATAAACTTATAAAAACAAAGAAAGCGAAAGTTGCCGTAATAGGACTCGGTTATGTGGGTCTGCCGTTGGCTATGGAAATAGTGAATGGCGGATTTTCAGTAGTCGGAATCGATGTTGAAAAGAAAAAGGTCAATAGGATAAACCGAGGAAGCTCTCCTGTCTTGGATGTAAGCGATGACATATTAAAAAATGCTCTCAATTCTAAAAGATTTTCATCTACAACAGATTATTCTATTTTAAAAAAAGCGGATATTATTACAATCTGTGTCCCTACTCCACTCCGAAAGACAAGAGATCCAGATATTTCTTATATCATTGCAGCAATCAACAATGTCAAAAATTTCATAAGAAAGGGACAGCTTATAATACTTGAAAGCACTACCTATCCCGGCACAACAAGAGAATTGATAAAGCCCACTCTTGAATCGTCAGGTTTAAAGGCAGGTAAGGATTTTTTCCTTGCATTTTCACCTGAAAGGATCGATCCGGGCAACAAAGAATTCACCACCAAAAACACTCCTAAAGTCGTAGGAGGGATAAGCCCTAAATGTACAAAGATAGCAGCTCTCTTTTATTCCCAATTTATAGACAGCGTCACAGAGGTATCAAATAGCGACAGCGCAGAAATGGTAAAGCTTTTGGAAAACACATTTAGAAGCGTCAATATAGGGCTTGTGAACGAGATGGCGCTAATCTGTGACAAACTTGGAATCAATGTTTGGGAAGTAATCGATGCTGCTGCCACTAAACCTTTCGGTTTTATGCCATTTTATCCGGGACCCGGATTGGGGGGGCACTGCATACCTATCGACCCTCATTATCTTTCATGGAAACTAAAGGAATTGAACTTCAATGCAAGATTTATTGAGCTTGCAGGTGAAGTAAATTCTCATATGCCTGAATTCGTAATATCAAAGATAACAGATTCTCTGAACATTAGGAATAAAAGCGTCAAAGGAGCAAAAGTACTTATTATTGGAGTTTCATACAAAAGAGACATCAATGATATGAGAGAATCTCCTGCCTTAGATATCATTGGAATATTGGATGAAAAGGGCGCAAAAATATCATATTATGACCCTTACATTCCATCTTTTACGCTCAAGGGGAAAAAATACAAATCAAAAAATCTTACGCCCAATGAGATCAAAAACGCAGATTGCGTTGTCATAACAACAAACCATAGCTGTATCGATTACGAAAAAGTAGTCAAACATTCCAAGTTAATTGTCGATACTCGCAATGCTCTCAAAAATTTCAAAAGGAACAGAAAAAAGATAGTTCTTCTCTGAATAATTATGGCTATTTATCTTGTGACAGGCGGCGCCGGTTTTATCGGCTCAAATATCTGCGATGAGCTCGCAAAAAGAGGATGGAAGACGAGGGTCTTTGACAATCTCTCAACAGGTAAATCAGAAAACCTGAAACATCTTGAAGGAAAAATAGAGTTTATTCGCGGAGATCTGCGTAATATGGAAGAGGTGAAATCTGCAGTAAAGAATGTAGATATGATTTTTCATCTTGCCGCACTTCCATCGGTTATAAGGTCTGTCCAGGACCCTATTACAAGCAATTCTGCAAATATAGACGGCACGCTAAATCTTCTTGTTGCGGCAAGGGATGCAGGAGTGAGAAGAATAATATTTGCAGGCTCTTCCTCTGCCTATGGTGATACAGAAGAAGACAGCAAGTATGAAGAAATGAAGCCGTCTCCCCTATCACCATACGCCATAACCAAAGTAACAGGAGAGTATTACTGCAAGGTCTTTTCAAATCTTTATGGCATAGAAACTGTAATACTGCGCTACTTCAATGTTTTTGGTCCAAGACAAGACCCATCTTCGCCCTATTCCGGCGTCATCTCCATATTTGTAAAAAAGATGAAGTCAGGGGAAAGACCTACAATATTCGGCAATGGCAAGCAATCACGAGATTTCACCTTTGTCAAAAATGTTGTCAACGCCAATATGCTTGCCTCTGAGAAGGAGGGAATATCAGGAGAAATCATCAATATTGCCTGCGGTAAAAGAGTCACCGTCAATCAATTGGTTGATGAACTCAATGAGATTTTGGGAACGAATATAAAACCAATTTATGCTGACCCTCGCCCCGGAGATATACTGCATTCTCTTGCAGACATAAGAAAAGCAGAAAGACTTCTTGGCTACAAACCTGAAGTGCATTTCAAAGAAGGATTGAGAAAAACTGTTGAAAGTATCTAAAATTCCTGCTTATATTTCACTGTTCTAAAAATTTTTTATCAAACCAATCACACAAAATTCTGAAAGCAAATTTTTTCTATTTAATAGAGGGAGATATGAAATGATAAATCCACAAATCTTTAGACAATATGACATAAGAGGTCTTGTTGGAAGCGACCTTACTCCTGAAGTTGTTGAATTGATAGGAAAAGCTTTTGCAACCTACCTCAACAGGGAAGGAAAAAATAAAATCTCTATAGGTTACGACATTCGGTTGAGTTCTGAATCCTTCAAGGATGCCATTATTCGTGGAGCAACATCTGCAGGATGCAACTGCATAGATATAGGGATGGTGCCTACACCGGTACTCTATTATTCGCTGTTTTCGCTCGATGTTGACGGAGGAGTAATGATAACAGGAAGCCATAATCCTCCTGAATTCAATGGACTGAAACTTTGCAATAATAAAACAACACTCTATGGAGAAGAAATTCAGGAGATAAGGAAAATCATTGAAAGCGGAAATTTTTCATCAGGCAATGGGACATCTGAAAAGAGTGATATCAAGGGAAAATACATCGATATGATTGCTGAAAGGATAAAATTAGAAAAGCCCCTAAGGATTGTTGTAGATGCAGGAAATGGCACTGCCTCCCATATTGCACCAGCTCTTTTGAGGAAGCTTGGCTGTGAAGTAAAAGAGCTCTTTTGTGAACCTGACGGCAATTTTCCCAACCACCACCCCGACCCGACAATTGAAGAAAACCTCAAAACACTCATAGAAACTGTCGTAAGTGGGAACTATGATATGGGAATCGGTTATGATGGAGATGCTGACAGAATCGGCGTAATCGATGATAAGGGCAACATCATTTGGGGTGACCAATTAATGATTCTCTTTTCAAGGGAAATTCTAAAAAACGGTTCACAGCCCATTGTATTTGAAGTTAAATGTTCACAAACCTTGTTCGATGATGTGAAAAAGCATGGCGGACAACCTATTATGTGGAAAGCAGGGCATTCACTCATCAAAAATAAGATGAAAGAGCTGAATGCTCCACTTGGGGGAGAAATGAGCGGACATATGTTCTTTGCAGACAGATACTTTGGCTATGACGATGCCATTTACGCATCGTGCAGGATGGCAGAGCTTCTTTCAAAAAGCGGCAAAAAGTGTTCAGAATTGCTCTCAGATATCCCAAAAATGTATAACACTCCTGAAATTCGAGTTGACTGCTCTGATAGTGAAAAATTCAAAATAGTCAGCGAAGTAGCAGAATACTTCAAAAAGCAGTATGAAGTGATAGATGTGGATGGAGTCCGTTTTATGACAGAAGGAGGATGGGGATTAATAAGGGCATCGAATACACAGCCGGTCCTTGTATTGAGGTTTGAAGCAGTTTCCCCTGAACGTCTAAATGAAATAAAAAAAATAGTATTTGATAAATTGAGCGAATATGAATCGGTAAAGCTTCCAGAATAGGCATTCCGTGTTTGGAAGTGATTCCGT
This Candidatus Schekmanbacteria bacterium DNA region includes the following protein-coding sequences:
- a CDS encoding phosphomannomutase/phosphoglucomutase, which gives rise to MINPQIFRQYDIRGLVGSDLTPEVVELIGKAFATYLNREGKNKISIGYDIRLSSESFKDAIIRGATSAGCNCIDIGMVPTPVLYYSLFSLDVDGGVMITGSHNPPEFNGLKLCNNKTTLYGEEIQEIRKIIESGNFSSGNGTSEKSDIKGKYIDMIAERIKLEKPLRIVVDAGNGTASHIAPALLRKLGCEVKELFCEPDGNFPNHHPDPTIEENLKTLIETVVSGNYDMGIGYDGDADRIGVIDDKGNIIWGDQLMILFSREILKNGSQPIVFEVKCSQTLFDDVKKHGGQPIMWKAGHSLIKNKMKELNAPLGGEMSGHMFFADRYFGYDDAIYASCRMAELLSKSGKKCSELLSDIPKMYNTPEIRVDCSDSEKFKIVSEVAEYFKKQYEVIDVDGVRFMTEGGWGLIRASNTQPVLVLRFEAVSPERLNEIKKIVFDKLSEYESVKLPE